The Siniperca chuatsi isolate FFG_IHB_CAS linkage group LG12, ASM2008510v1, whole genome shotgun sequence genome has a segment encoding these proteins:
- the lrrfip1a gene encoding dentin sialophosphoprotein isoform X29, whose protein sequence is MSVGSRGSVRVEDRDYLEKGSRAASAITAATLTSLGGTSSRRGSGETAITVDAETSLREIKEIHELKDQIQDVETKYTQNLKEVKDVLAEVEEKYRKAMVSNAQLDNEKNNLMYQVDTLKDSLMELEELLSESRREYEEKVKEYEREKYAHSVLQFQFNEMKETLKQSEELLNEIRQLRMKQEGFVSEISDLQETVEWKDKKIGALERQKEYTDAIRIERDELREEVVNLKDILKKHGIVLGPDLNINGDSGEAEVDGSPSADPASQPAQGSQTSPTEGNSMLGNTEETQLRSSGEEEVDPEQHQEMFEEAKENHLSSDTLCNVAGVSTLETSSEEQPTEEQKTCLATEEDDVEETGLGNDLNVGTDDHSITEAKDIIVCSPELQGIVTSSDKNVTETPEGGDLGETETTSSSVDTHSDDIRESCNNLFEEQQNKEEAVEESNLRNTESCPQQKVAQDVMKESLPDESVPPVSNTKPQQEPENAQDAENDEAGEISSKSQPQGATASGKKKKKKRRGKKKGGTEDKNQQKDGIDKEKGKTEKDIESAAQDNQPTTEPDIDGSVTETLKESSVDEVKNEQETEEVDGVEAVKPTENVSYNETHKESRMDHTDEHDKEQTENIEEVEAVATTETFSHIETFKEIQVDHVTDYKEQSLETETLEAVSPTEFFSHVETLKESSTDPKKDEQDQEQTLETEKVEEVGSLTSSVPETNLSTYDLIDNSKGAESTDGLDKVCTSSVDNAKSGTDISTKGNIIHTESEIVDSAEGEVGSIDERKSECTTRNPENTFETNGKEAESHVPSHGDIAADESESTNNSETKDTTLSLRSTDGFIDGLKSLSGSEPPSELFAAVNSGSDDTPIKVSDRGPEEAAETVKDDEEPGAETEQESFAAIVISSSHDGDNSDLKPDRKEKEELNGDLRDPEGFVEPDSPSHDEKSDSCDSTSLTKNTAFDTEKSLLETVAQAEQLDDVESQTLQCEDQMDESNAEVSSETEAIDNMLNTPDSPKEATEIGSIEQDHSTEESAVAEDPEHKNSQNDQQSETHLCPLAEQLHEPSKDKSEDNDSSQPTLQGSDEVGGEDEEGQSFDFDDMDMEAAIVTNLPKNPKQEEVEEGVEVMADESNNGSLGLCQSNTESNENTQGEPVESNDEKCTVDGGNQIDTLDKDNQKSLAHEEAMSENVENVCEKQKNMPEKEVGVADEPRHIIEEGSVLNVGELGGVAENINQATSLPVEEGLDAIKHEIQGEDLVLPESADQVASNKEPPQTGKDVKKNGKKGKGKAKEDCKMS, encoded by the exons ATGTCAGTGGGAAGCCGGGGCAGTGTCAGG GTGGAGGACAGAGATTATCTTGAGAAG ggATCTCGAGCAGCTTCTGCCATAACAGCAGCAACCCTCACCTCCTTAGGCGGGACTTCCTCACGGAGAGGAAGTGGCGAGACGGCTATAACTGTAGATGCAGAGACCTCTCTACGAGAAATCAAG GAGATTCACGAACTGAAGGATCAGATTCAAGATGTGGAAACCAAGTACACGCAGAACCTAAAAGAAGTCAAG GATGTATTAGCAGAAGTGGAGGAGAAGTATCGTAAGGCCATGGTGTCCAACGCCCAGCTGGATAATGAGAAAAACAACCTGATGTACCAGGTGGACACACTCAAGGACTCGCTCATGGAGCTGGAGGAACTGCTGTCTGAGTCACGCCGGGAATATGAGGAGAAAGTCAAG GAATACGAGCGAGAGAAATATGCCCACAGTGTGCTTCAGTTCCAGTTCAATGAAATGAAGGAGACGCTAAAACAAAGTGAAGAGCTGttaaat GAGATTCGTCAGCTGCGTATGAAACAGGAGGGTTTTGTTAGTGAAATATCTGACCTGCAGGAGACGGTGGAGTGGAAGGATAAAAAAATTGGG GCTTTAGAGCGACAGAAAGAATACACAGATGCAATCCGAATTGAGCGAGATGAGCTCAGAGAAGAGGTGGTGAATCTGAAAGACATTCTGAAG aAACATGGAATAGTACTGGGACCTGATCTAAACATCAATGGAGACAGTGGTGAGGCAGAAGTTGACGGGTCCCCCAGTGCAGACCCTGCTTCCCAACCGGCTCAGGGTTCACAGACCTCCCCAACGGAGGGGAACAGCATGCTCG GCAACACAGAGGAGACTCAGTTGAGAAGTAGcggagaggaagaggtggatCCGGAGCAGCATCAAGAAATGTTTGAGGAAGCCAAAGAGAATCATTTGAGCTCTGATACACTCTGTAATGTTGCTGGTGTGTCCACACTAGAAACATCTAGCGAAGAACAGCCAACAGAAGAACAAAAGACATGCTTAGCTACAGAAGAAGACGATGTTGAAGAAACTGGCCTCGGTAACGACTTAAATGTTGGCACTGATGACCATTCGATCACAGAAGCCAAAGACATAATAGTTTGCAGCCCCGAGCTTCAAGGGATTGTAACAAGTTCTGACAAAAATGTTACAGAAACGCCTGAGGGGGGAGATTTAGGGGAGACAGAAACCACAAGCAGTAGTGttgacacacacagtgatgacaTTAGAGAGTCATGTAACAACCTTTTTGaagagcaacaaaacaaagaggaagCTGTTGAGGAAAGCAATTTGAGAAATACAGAATCATGTCCTCAGCAAAAAGTTGCACAAGATGTTATGAAAGAAAGTTTACCTGATGAGTCCGTCCCACCTGTATCAAACACCAAACCTCAACAAGAGCCTGAGAATGCTCAAGACGCAGAGAATGACGAGGCAGGGGAAATATCAAGTAAATCTCAGCCTCAGGGTGCTACTGCTTcagggaaaaagaagaaaaagaagaggagaggcaaaaagaaaggaggaacTGAGGATAAGAACCAACAAAAAGATGGAATAGATAAAGAAAAgggcaaaacagaaaaagacattgAATCGGCTGCACAAGATAATCAGCCAACGACAGAACCTGACATTGACGGTTCTGTCACTGAAACCCTCAAGGAATCGAGTGTGGATGAAGTTAAAAATGAGCAAGAAACTGAGGAGGTAGATGGAGTAGAAGCAGTGAAACCCACTGAAAACGTTTCTTACAATGAAACTCACAAAGAATCAAGAATGGATCATACAGATGAGCATGACAAGGAACAAACGGAGAACATAGAAGAAGTAGAAGCTGTAGCAActactgaaaccttttctcaCATTGAAACTTTCAAGGAAATACAAGTGGATCATGTTACGGATTACAAGGAACAAAGTTTGGAAACTGAAACATTAGAGGCAGTGTCACCCACTGAATTCTTTTCTCATGTTGAAACTCTCAAGGAATCCAGCACAGATCCCAAAAAGGATGAGCAAGACCAGGAACAAACTTTGGAAACTGAGAAAGTAGAAGAAGTGGGATCTCTAACAAGTTCTGTTCCAGAGACCAACCTCAGTACTTATGATCTTATTGACAACTCCAAAGGTGCAGAGAGCACTGATGGTCTTGATAAAGTGTGTACTTCCAGTGTAGATAACGCTAAAAGTGGAACAGACATCTCAACTAAGGGTAATATCATCCATACTGAGTCAGAAATTGTTGATAGTGCTGAGGGTGAGGTTGGGTCTATTGATGAGAGGAAATCCGAATGCACAACTAGAAACCCCGAAAACACCTTTGAAACAAACGGTAAGGAAGCTGAATCACATGTTCCAAGCCATGGTGACATTGCTGCTGATGAATCTGAATCCACAAACAATTCTGAGACCAAGGATACCACACTGTCCCTGCGTTCTACTGATGGCTTCATTGACGGTCTTAAGAGCTTGTCTGGCTCAGAGCCGCCTTCGGAGCTGTTTGCAGCCGTGAACTCGGGCAGTGATGACACTCCCATCAAGGTTTCCGATAGAGGTCCCGAGGAGGCAGCTGAGACAGTCAAAGATGATGAGGAGCCAGGAGCAGAGACTGAACAAGAATCCTTTGCTGCCATTGTCATTTCTTCTAGTCATGACGGGGATAATTCAGACCTAAAaccagacagaaaagaaaaagaggagctGAATGGAGACTTAAGGGACCCTGAAGGTTTTGTTGAGCCAGACAGCCCCTCACATGATGAAAAAAGTGACAGTTGTGACAGTACATCTTTAACGAAAAACACAGCATTTGACACTGAAAAGAGTCTGCTGGAGACTGTAGCGCAGGCCGAACAATTGGACGATGTAGAAAGCCAGACATTACAGTGTGAGGATCAGATGGATGAATCAAATGCTGAAGTGTCCTCTGAAACAGAAGCGATTGATAACATGTTAAATACACCAGACTCTCCAAAAGAAGCTACTGAAATTGGGTCTATTGAGCAGGACCACAGTACTGAAGAATCAGCCGTAGCAGAAGATCcagaacataaaaacagtcaaaatgatCAGCAAAGTGAGACACATCTTTGTCCTTTGGCAGAGCAACTGCATGAACCCAGCAAAGACAAGTCTGAGGATAATGATTCATCTCAACCCACCCTGCAGGGCAGTGATGAAGTGGGCGGTGAAGATGAGGAAGGGCAGTCTTTTGATTTTGATGACATGGATATGGAGGCGGCTATAGTGACAAATCTCCCTAAAAATCCAAAACAGGAAGAAGTTGAGGAGGGAGTTGAAGTCATGGCAGATGAAAGCAACAATGGTAGTTTAGGGCTGTGCCAAAGTAATACTGAGTCAAATGAAAATACACAGGGCGAGCCAGTTGAAAGCAATGATGAGAAGTGTACGGTCGATGGGGGTAACCAGATAGATACACTAGATAAAGACAACCAAAAGTCTTTGGCTCATGAAGAAGCCATGTctgaaaatgtggaaaatgtgtgtgaaaagcagaaaaacatgcCTGAGAAAGAAGTAGGTGTAGCAGATGAGCCCAGGCACATCATAGAGGAAGGAAGTGTTTTGAATGTTGGAGAGTTGGGTGGTGTTGCAGAGAACATTAACCAGGCAACGTCTTTACCCGTAGAGGAAGGATTAGATGCCATTAAGCATGAGATACAGGGTGAAGATTTGGTTTTACCAGAGAGTGCAGACCAAGTGGCCAGCAATAAAGAGCCACCGCAGACAGGGAAAGATGTGAAGAAGAACGGCAAGAAAGGCAAAGGCAAGGCCAAAGAGGACTGTAAGATGTCTTAG
- the lrrfip1a gene encoding uncharacterized protein lrrfip1a isoform X6, with amino-acid sequence MGTQGTGRKRSTKKERSTAEDDALNVIAREAEARLVAKRAARAEAREIRMKELERQQKEIFQVQKKYYGLNTKLDDPVDSKWGDIEQWMEDSERYSRSSRIQTLSDDDERMSVGSRGSVRSDLDAVGTYGGGDSSSHSQKKSKKKKKHKHKDRDRNGYDDDYSVISSRSSRLSDESRVSRSSRLNLTSSRLSDDNRVSRASRLELQPASYASSDLYSFNGLSSSRNPGSTFNGYQFYRSLSQITQQLYRRSSLYEDGLCSGSRRVAGSSSHPLEYTSYRSSSSRASSRAGSARASPVDNCSSVASFLRSAASSSGLPRDLDDVTIPDFPDVSRFAPAGGRACDVEDRDYLEKGSRAASAITAATLTSLGGTSSRRGSGETAITVDAETSLREIKDVLAEVEEKYRKAMVSNAQLDNEKNNLMYQVDTLKDSLMELEELLSESRREYEEKVKEYEREKYAHSVLQFQFNEMKETLKQSEELLNEIRQLRMKQEGFVSEISDLQETVEWKDKKIGALERQKEYTDAIRIERDELREEVVNLKDILKKHGIVLGPDLNINGDSGEAEVDGSPSADPASQPAQGSQTSPTEGNSMLGNTEETQLRSSGEEEVDPEQHQEMFEEAKENHLSSDTLCNVAGVSTLETSSEEQPTEEQKTCLATEEDDVEETGLGNDLNVGTDDHSITEAKDIIVCSPELQGIVTSSDKNVTETPEGGDLGETETTSSSVDTHSDDIRESCNNLFEEQQNKEEAVEESNLRNTESCPQQKVAQDVMKESLPDESVPPVSNTKPQQEPENAQDAENDEAGEISSKSQPQGATASGKKKKKKRRGKKKGGTEDKNQQKDGIDKEKGKTEKDIESAAQDNQPTTEPDIDGSVTETLKESSVDEVKNEQETEEVDGVEAVKPTENVSYNETHKESRMDHTDEHDKEQTENIEEVEAVATTETFSHIETFKEIQVDHVTDYKEQSLETETLEAVSPTEFFSHVETLKESSTDPKKDEQDQEQTLETEKVEEVGSLTSSVPETNLSTYDLIDNSKGAESTDGLDKVCTSSVDNAKSGTDISTKGNIIHTESEIVDSAEGEVGSIDERKSECTTRNPENTFETNGKEAESHVPSHGDIAADESESTNNSETKDTTLSLRSTDGFIDGLKSLSGSEPPSELFAAVNSGSDDTPIKVSDRGPEEAAETVKDDEEPGAETEQESFAAIVISSSHDGDNSDLKPDRKEKEELNGDLRDPEGFVEPDSPSHDEKSDSCDSTSLTKNTAFDTEKSLLETVAQAEQLDDVESQTLQCEDQMDESNAEVSSETEAIDNMLNTPDSPKEATEIGSIEQDHSTEESAVAEDPEHKNSQNDQQSETHLCPLAEQLHEPSKDKSEDNDSSQPTLQGSDEVGGEDEEGQSFDFDDMDMEAAIVTNLPKNPKQEEVEEGVEVMADESNNGSLGLCQSNTESNENTQGEPVESNDEKCTVDGGNQIDTLDKDNQKSLAHEEAMSENVENVCEKQKNMPEKEVGVADEPRHIIEEGSVLNVGELGGVAENINQATSLPVEEGLDAIKHEIQGEDLVLPESADQVASNKEPPQTGKDVKKNGKKGKGKAKEDCKMS; translated from the exons GCCGAGGCCAGGCTCGTAGCGAAGAGGGCAGCCAGGGCAGAGGCCAGAGAGATCCGCATGAAGGAGCTGGAGAGACAGCAGAAAGAG ATCTTTCAGGTGCAGAAG AAATATTATGGCTTGAACACCAAATTAGATGACCCAGTGGACAGCAAATGGGGAGATATTGAACAATGGATG GAGGACAGTGAGAGATACTCACGTTCTTCACGGATACAAACG cTCTCAGACGACGATGAGCGGATGTCAGTGGGAAGCCGGGGCAGTGTCAGG TCGGATCTTGATGCAGTTGGGACGTATGGTGGAGGG GACTCCTCATCACACTCACAAAAGaagtcaaagaaaaagaagaaacataaGCACAAAGACAGAGAT AGGAACGGCTATGATGATGATTACAGTGTAATATCCAGCAGG AGCTCAAGACTCAGTGATGAAAGCAGAGTGTCTCGCTCCTCCAGACTAAACCTAACG AGCTCCAGACTAAGTGATGACAACCGGGTGTCTCGTGCCTCCAGATTAGAATTGCAGCCG GCCTCTTATGCTTCCTCTGACTTGTACAGCTTCAATGGTCTGTCCTCTTCGAGAAACCCAGGTTCAACTTTCAATGGTTACCAG TTCTACAGGTCACTCAGTCAGATCACCCAGCAGCTCTATCGTAGG AGTTCCTTATATGAAGACGGTCTCTGCAGTGGGTCCCGGCGAGTCGCTGGCTCCAGCTCTCAT CCTTTAGAGTACACTAGTTATCgcagctccagctccagagCATCCTCCAGGGCCGGTTCGGCCCGCGCCAGCCCAGTG GACAACTGCAGCTCTGTTGCCAGTTTTTTGAGGAGTGCGGCCAGTAGCAGTGGCCTCCCCCGGGACCTGGACGATGTTACTATTCCTGACTTTCCTGATGTGAGTCGCTTTGCACCCGCAGGAGGCCGAGCCTGTGAT GTGGAGGACAGAGATTATCTTGAGAAG ggATCTCGAGCAGCTTCTGCCATAACAGCAGCAACCCTCACCTCCTTAGGCGGGACTTCCTCACGGAGAGGAAGTGGCGAGACGGCTATAACTGTAGATGCAGAGACCTCTCTACGAGAAATCAAG GATGTATTAGCAGAAGTGGAGGAGAAGTATCGTAAGGCCATGGTGTCCAACGCCCAGCTGGATAATGAGAAAAACAACCTGATGTACCAGGTGGACACACTCAAGGACTCGCTCATGGAGCTGGAGGAACTGCTGTCTGAGTCACGCCGGGAATATGAGGAGAAAGTCAAG GAATACGAGCGAGAGAAATATGCCCACAGTGTGCTTCAGTTCCAGTTCAATGAAATGAAGGAGACGCTAAAACAAAGTGAAGAGCTGttaaat GAGATTCGTCAGCTGCGTATGAAACAGGAGGGTTTTGTTAGTGAAATATCTGACCTGCAGGAGACGGTGGAGTGGAAGGATAAAAAAATTGGG GCTTTAGAGCGACAGAAAGAATACACAGATGCAATCCGAATTGAGCGAGATGAGCTCAGAGAAGAGGTGGTGAATCTGAAAGACATTCTGAAG aAACATGGAATAGTACTGGGACCTGATCTAAACATCAATGGAGACAGTGGTGAGGCAGAAGTTGACGGGTCCCCCAGTGCAGACCCTGCTTCCCAACCGGCTCAGGGTTCACAGACCTCCCCAACGGAGGGGAACAGCATGCTCG GCAACACAGAGGAGACTCAGTTGAGAAGTAGcggagaggaagaggtggatCCGGAGCAGCATCAAGAAATGTTTGAGGAAGCCAAAGAGAATCATTTGAGCTCTGATACACTCTGTAATGTTGCTGGTGTGTCCACACTAGAAACATCTAGCGAAGAACAGCCAACAGAAGAACAAAAGACATGCTTAGCTACAGAAGAAGACGATGTTGAAGAAACTGGCCTCGGTAACGACTTAAATGTTGGCACTGATGACCATTCGATCACAGAAGCCAAAGACATAATAGTTTGCAGCCCCGAGCTTCAAGGGATTGTAACAAGTTCTGACAAAAATGTTACAGAAACGCCTGAGGGGGGAGATTTAGGGGAGACAGAAACCACAAGCAGTAGTGttgacacacacagtgatgacaTTAGAGAGTCATGTAACAACCTTTTTGaagagcaacaaaacaaagaggaagCTGTTGAGGAAAGCAATTTGAGAAATACAGAATCATGTCCTCAGCAAAAAGTTGCACAAGATGTTATGAAAGAAAGTTTACCTGATGAGTCCGTCCCACCTGTATCAAACACCAAACCTCAACAAGAGCCTGAGAATGCTCAAGACGCAGAGAATGACGAGGCAGGGGAAATATCAAGTAAATCTCAGCCTCAGGGTGCTACTGCTTcagggaaaaagaagaaaaagaagaggagaggcaaaaagaaaggaggaacTGAGGATAAGAACCAACAAAAAGATGGAATAGATAAAGAAAAgggcaaaacagaaaaagacattgAATCGGCTGCACAAGATAATCAGCCAACGACAGAACCTGACATTGACGGTTCTGTCACTGAAACCCTCAAGGAATCGAGTGTGGATGAAGTTAAAAATGAGCAAGAAACTGAGGAGGTAGATGGAGTAGAAGCAGTGAAACCCACTGAAAACGTTTCTTACAATGAAACTCACAAAGAATCAAGAATGGATCATACAGATGAGCATGACAAGGAACAAACGGAGAACATAGAAGAAGTAGAAGCTGTAGCAActactgaaaccttttctcaCATTGAAACTTTCAAGGAAATACAAGTGGATCATGTTACGGATTACAAGGAACAAAGTTTGGAAACTGAAACATTAGAGGCAGTGTCACCCACTGAATTCTTTTCTCATGTTGAAACTCTCAAGGAATCCAGCACAGATCCCAAAAAGGATGAGCAAGACCAGGAACAAACTTTGGAAACTGAGAAAGTAGAAGAAGTGGGATCTCTAACAAGTTCTGTTCCAGAGACCAACCTCAGTACTTATGATCTTATTGACAACTCCAAAGGTGCAGAGAGCACTGATGGTCTTGATAAAGTGTGTACTTCCAGTGTAGATAACGCTAAAAGTGGAACAGACATCTCAACTAAGGGTAATATCATCCATACTGAGTCAGAAATTGTTGATAGTGCTGAGGGTGAGGTTGGGTCTATTGATGAGAGGAAATCCGAATGCACAACTAGAAACCCCGAAAACACCTTTGAAACAAACGGTAAGGAAGCTGAATCACATGTTCCAAGCCATGGTGACATTGCTGCTGATGAATCTGAATCCACAAACAATTCTGAGACCAAGGATACCACACTGTCCCTGCGTTCTACTGATGGCTTCATTGACGGTCTTAAGAGCTTGTCTGGCTCAGAGCCGCCTTCGGAGCTGTTTGCAGCCGTGAACTCGGGCAGTGATGACACTCCCATCAAGGTTTCCGATAGAGGTCCCGAGGAGGCAGCTGAGACAGTCAAAGATGATGAGGAGCCAGGAGCAGAGACTGAACAAGAATCCTTTGCTGCCATTGTCATTTCTTCTAGTCATGACGGGGATAATTCAGACCTAAAaccagacagaaaagaaaaagaggagctGAATGGAGACTTAAGGGACCCTGAAGGTTTTGTTGAGCCAGACAGCCCCTCACATGATGAAAAAAGTGACAGTTGTGACAGTACATCTTTAACGAAAAACACAGCATTTGACACTGAAAAGAGTCTGCTGGAGACTGTAGCGCAGGCCGAACAATTGGACGATGTAGAAAGCCAGACATTACAGTGTGAGGATCAGATGGATGAATCAAATGCTGAAGTGTCCTCTGAAACAGAAGCGATTGATAACATGTTAAATACACCAGACTCTCCAAAAGAAGCTACTGAAATTGGGTCTATTGAGCAGGACCACAGTACTGAAGAATCAGCCGTAGCAGAAGATCcagaacataaaaacagtcaaaatgatCAGCAAAGTGAGACACATCTTTGTCCTTTGGCAGAGCAACTGCATGAACCCAGCAAAGACAAGTCTGAGGATAATGATTCATCTCAACCCACCCTGCAGGGCAGTGATGAAGTGGGCGGTGAAGATGAGGAAGGGCAGTCTTTTGATTTTGATGACATGGATATGGAGGCGGCTATAGTGACAAATCTCCCTAAAAATCCAAAACAGGAAGAAGTTGAGGAGGGAGTTGAAGTCATGGCAGATGAAAGCAACAATGGTAGTTTAGGGCTGTGCCAAAGTAATACTGAGTCAAATGAAAATACACAGGGCGAGCCAGTTGAAAGCAATGATGAGAAGTGTACGGTCGATGGGGGTAACCAGATAGATACACTAGATAAAGACAACCAAAAGTCTTTGGCTCATGAAGAAGCCATGTctgaaaatgtggaaaatgtgtgtgaaaagcagaaaaacatgcCTGAGAAAGAAGTAGGTGTAGCAGATGAGCCCAGGCACATCATAGAGGAAGGAAGTGTTTTGAATGTTGGAGAGTTGGGTGGTGTTGCAGAGAACATTAACCAGGCAACGTCTTTACCCGTAGAGGAAGGATTAGATGCCATTAAGCATGAGATACAGGGTGAAGATTTGGTTTTACCAGAGAGTGCAGACCAAGTGGCCAGCAATAAAGAGCCACCGCAGACAGGGAAAGATGTGAAGAAGAACGGCAAGAAAGGCAAAGGCAAGGCCAAAGAGGACTGTAAGATGTCTTAG